The following are encoded in a window of Impatiens glandulifera chromosome 5, dImpGla2.1, whole genome shotgun sequence genomic DNA:
- the LOC124938960 gene encoding uncharacterized protein LOC124938960, producing the protein MDTKCSRTSQLDSIEDDEENDDEESDDQESHEKKPTIRPYVRSKLPRLRWTPELHLRFVHAVERLGGHDRATPKLVLQLLDIKGLNIAHVKSHLQMYRSKKIDDPTKGIFYQNYLGGGNQKMYNIDRLPGLQGFNYSRGLSTFRSYGDHVSYNHLTSWTNKPYIDRNSSFNDDQRSWLHKTFEEKFIGNIITANNCNSHTGIPHFADVLKSSPSSIKLSPLIESRAKEDPNSTTTVCLPHEFEITRSTFLDRMNLKRKEASNSSIDLNLSLGLKSRVEEGGMDDEGGEELNGNLSLSLFSQSGHKSRRLKEGDVEYARRASTLDLTI; encoded by the exons ATGGATACAAAATGCTCTAGAACTTCTCAATTAGATTCAATTGAAGACGATGAAGAGAACGATGATGAAGAGAGCGATGATCAAGAGAGTCATGAGAAGAAGCCAACGATTAGACCATATGTCCGATCCAAGTTACCGAGGCTTCGATGGACGCCTGAGCTCCATCTTCGATTTGTTCATGCAGTCGAGAGATTGGGTGGTCATGATA GAGCAACTCCCAAGTTAGTTCTACAACTATTGGACATCAAAGGGCTTAATATTGCTCATGTTAAGAGTCATTTACAG ATGTATAGAAGCAAGAAGATAGATGATCCTacaaaag GTATATTCTATCAAAATTATCTAGGAGGAGGAAATCAGAAAATGTACAATATTGATAGACTTCCTGGGCTGCAAGGATTTAATTATTCAAGGGGTCTATCTACTTTCAG ATCATATGGGGATCATGTTTCATACAATCATCTGACAAGTTGGACGAACAAACCTTATATTGATCGAAACAGTTCATTTAATGACGATCAAAGGTCATGGCTACATAAAACATTCGAAGAGAAATTCATTGGTAACATTATAACCGCGAACAATTGCAATTCCCACACAGGTATTCCCCATTTTGCAGATGTCTTAAAATCTAGCCCAAGTTCTATCAAACTTAGCCCCTTAATCGAATCTCGAGCAAAAGAAGATCCAAACTCTACTACTACTGTTTGTTTGCCTCACGAGTTTGAAATTACGAGATCAACATTCCTTGATAGGATGAATTTGAAGAGAAAAGAAGCTTCTAATTCTAGTATTGATTTGAATCTCTCCCTTGGATTAAAGTCGAGAGTAGAAGAAGGCGGTATGGATGATGAAGGTGGTGAAGAACTCAATGGTAATTTGTCGTTGTCTTTGTTCTCGCAGTCGGGTCATAAATCGAGAAGGTTGAAAGAAGGTGATGTCGAGTATGCAAGAAGGGCAAGTACTCTAGATCTGACTATATGA